In a single window of the Planctomycetia bacterium genome:
- a CDS encoding efflux RND transporter permease subunit, translated as MLEWIINWSLSHRMLVVILAIILIVVGASAASRLPIDAFPDTTPVQVQISTFAPALSPAEIEQQVTFPIEQAIGGLPSLAEVRSISKFGLSQVTVLFEDGTDLYFARQVVSERLQTVQLPEGIVRPEMGPVSTGLGEIFHYVVSGEDKSLEELTTLHDWVIKPRLRSVRGVAEVNTWGGLRKQFHVLVDPVRLVKYDLTMDELFDALRRNNMNVGGGNIEQAGELRLVHGVALTTNLREIGDIVITAHDGVPIRVRDVATVEVGHEIRRGASTIDGNGEIVLGLAFMLVGENSHDVSNRLQQAVDEIQKSLPEGVTITPVYARTELVEHVIQTVKTNLFEGALLVVAVLFIFLGNLRAGLIVAAAIPLSMLFAADAMLRFGIAGSLMSLGAIDFGLIVDSSVIMVENSLRHIAESDGKRSKLDVVRDASIEVRRPTMFGELIIMIVYLPILTLEGIEGKLFRPMALTVIFALAGSLVLSLTLMPVLASLLLPSRPRHGDNFFVRALKRIYLPILRFAVRMRVAILLVSVVSLGFGVWLAMRTGAEFVPRLAEEAVTINTVRLAGVSLDESVRIGTSIERVIRDKFPDEVRNVWTRTGTAEIATDPMGIEVSDVFITLRPRANWKRAATQEELEALIERELQGMPGMRLVFSQPIEMRLNEMIAGIRGDLGVKVFGDDLEVLRTLAAEVQEVLESVPGCGEVYAEQVTGLPILEVRVDQEAIARYGVSAQHVLEVVEAIGGRVVGEIREDQRRFELVVRLPEIYRRDPSAVSRILISTASGARIPLSRLAAIREIEGPSTITREWQRRRIVIQCNVVGRDVASFVAEARRRIDAEIELPTGYFTAFGGQFEHLQRAGLRLMFIVPLALGLILILLYLTYGRLSDVIRIFLTLPLAAVGGLCALHLRDLPFSISAGVGFVAMFGVSVLGDMVFVSHLRAMLDRGVDLLHAIETTALTRLRPVLMTGLVAGLGFVPMALNTGVGAEVQRPLATVVIGGVVTSTFLTLVVLPAVYTLSRRRASSGVSGGDL; from the coding sequence GTGCTTGAATGGATCATCAACTGGTCGCTGTCCCACCGGATGCTCGTCGTGATTCTGGCGATCATCCTCATCGTCGTGGGCGCAAGCGCCGCGAGCCGGTTGCCCATCGACGCGTTTCCCGATACGACGCCGGTTCAGGTGCAGATCAGCACCTTCGCCCCGGCACTATCGCCCGCCGAAATCGAGCAGCAGGTCACCTTCCCGATTGAGCAGGCCATCGGCGGCCTTCCCAGCCTGGCCGAGGTGCGCTCGATTTCCAAGTTCGGCTTGTCGCAGGTGACGGTCCTCTTTGAAGACGGCACCGATCTTTACTTTGCGCGACAGGTCGTGTCCGAGCGGCTTCAGACCGTCCAGTTGCCCGAGGGAATCGTTCGACCGGAAATGGGCCCCGTCTCGACCGGTCTCGGCGAGATCTTCCACTACGTCGTCTCCGGCGAAGATAAGTCGCTGGAGGAACTGACCACGCTCCACGACTGGGTCATCAAGCCCCGGCTTCGCAGCGTCCGCGGCGTGGCGGAAGTCAACACCTGGGGCGGCCTTCGCAAACAGTTCCACGTCCTCGTCGATCCCGTGCGCCTGGTGAAGTACGACCTCACGATGGACGAGTTGTTCGACGCCCTGCGCCGAAACAACATGAATGTCGGCGGGGGCAACATCGAGCAGGCCGGCGAGCTGCGACTCGTCCACGGCGTCGCGCTGACGACAAACCTGCGCGAGATCGGAGACATCGTCATCACCGCCCATGATGGCGTGCCGATCCGCGTGCGCGACGTTGCAACCGTCGAAGTCGGCCACGAAATCCGCCGCGGCGCATCCACCATCGACGGTAATGGGGAAATCGTCCTCGGATTGGCGTTCATGCTGGTCGGCGAGAACAGCCATGACGTCTCCAATCGATTGCAGCAGGCGGTCGACGAAATTCAAAAGTCGCTGCCCGAGGGCGTCACTATCACGCCGGTCTATGCCCGCACCGAGCTGGTCGAACACGTCATTCAGACAGTCAAGACCAACCTGTTCGAAGGCGCGCTGCTTGTGGTCGCGGTGCTCTTTATCTTTCTCGGAAACCTCCGCGCCGGGCTGATCGTCGCCGCCGCGATTCCGCTTTCCATGCTCTTCGCCGCCGATGCCATGCTTCGCTTCGGCATTGCCGGCAGCCTGATGAGCCTCGGAGCGATCGACTTCGGGCTCATCGTCGATTCTTCGGTCATCATGGTGGAGAACAGTCTGCGGCATATTGCCGAGTCCGACGGAAAGCGCAGCAAACTCGACGTAGTTCGTGATGCATCGATCGAAGTCCGCCGTCCCACGATGTTCGGCGAACTGATCATCATGATCGTCTACCTGCCGATCCTCACGCTCGAAGGCATTGAGGGCAAACTGTTCCGCCCGATGGCCCTGACGGTCATCTTCGCCCTCGCCGGTTCGCTCGTTCTATCCCTCACGCTGATGCCCGTTCTTGCCAGCTTGCTGTTGCCCTCCCGTCCGCGCCACGGTGACAACTTTTTCGTCCGCGCCCTGAAGCGCATCTATCTCCCCATCCTTCGATTCGCCGTCCGGATGCGCGTCGCCATCCTGCTGGTCAGCGTGGTTTCATTGGGTTTCGGCGTCTGGCTGGCCATGCGTACCGGGGCCGAGTTCGTCCCGCGTCTCGCCGAGGAGGCCGTCACCATCAATACCGTCCGCCTGGCAGGCGTCTCGCTGGATGAGTCCGTGCGAATCGGAACGAGCATCGAACGCGTCATTCGAGATAAGTTTCCCGACGAGGTACGAAACGTCTGGACGCGCACCGGGACCGCCGAGATCGCCACCGATCCGATGGGCATCGAAGTCTCCGACGTCTTCATCACCCTCAGACCTCGCGCCAATTGGAAACGCGCGGCGACACAGGAAGAACTCGAGGCGCTGATCGAACGTGAACTTCAGGGCATGCCGGGGATGCGCCTCGTATTCAGTCAGCCGATCGAGATGCGCCTCAACGAAATGATCGCAGGCATTCGCGGCGATCTGGGCGTCAAGGTCTTTGGCGACGACCTGGAAGTCCTGAGGACACTTGCCGCCGAGGTTCAGGAGGTGCTGGAGTCCGTTCCCGGCTGCGGCGAAGTCTACGCCGAGCAGGTCACCGGTCTTCCCATCCTCGAGGTGCGCGTCGATCAGGAAGCCATTGCCCGCTACGGCGTGTCGGCGCAGCACGTCCTGGAAGTCGTCGAGGCCATCGGCGGCCGAGTCGTCGGTGAGATTCGCGAAGATCAGCGCCGCTTTGAACTCGTCGTGCGTCTTCCGGAGATTTATCGGCGCGATCCGAGCGCCGTCAGCCGGATCCTCATCTCCACCGCTTCGGGGGCGAGAATTCCACTTTCCCGTTTGGCCGCCATCCGCGAAATCGAGGGGCCGTCGACCATCACCCGTGAGTGGCAGCGACGGCGTATCGTCATTCAGTGCAATGTGGTCGGCCGCGATGTGGCGTCATTCGTCGCCGAGGCTCGGCGCAGGATCGACGCCGAGATCGAGTTGCCCACCGGCTATTTCACGGCCTTTGGCGGCCAGTTCGAACATTTGCAGCGCGCCGGCCTGAGGCTGATGTTCATCGTTCCGCTCGCCCTCGGCCTTATTCTCATTCTTCTCTATCTCACCTACGGCCGTCTTTCAGACGTGATCAGAATTTTCTTGACGCTGCCGCTTGCCGCGGTCGGCGGGCTTTGCGCGCTTCACCTTCGAGACTTGCCCTTCAGCATCTCCGCAGGCGTGGGCTTCGTGGCCATGTTCGGTGTCAGCGTGCTGGGCGATATGGTTTTTGTTTCGCATCTGAGGGCGATGCTCGATCGCGGCGTCGATCTCCTGCACGCCATCGAAACAACGGCGCTGACGCGGCTTCGCCCGGTGCTCATGACCGGCCTCGTCGCCGGACTGGGCTTCGTACCCATGGCGCTGAACACCGGCGTCGGCGCAGAGGTGCAGCGGCCGCTCGCCACCGTCGTAATCGGCGGCGTTGTCACCAGCACGTTCCTGACCCTCGTGGTGCTGCCGGCCGTGTACACCCTTTCGCGGCGTCGTGCGTCCTCAGGCGTTTCAGGTGGTGACCTGTGA
- a CDS encoding TolC family protein yields MISLSRSLLFTLLSAMPLVAAGCAHIDARPDYDRAAELITVATGESDVLADDDDAARMATCEAMLKDGLMLEEVVKLAMLNSPAIRAEFLEIGVARADLVQSGLFSNPTFGLSVQFPEGGGRSNLQGNIAQNIVDLWQIPVKKEIASRNLEGAILRVADAAVRLAAQARSAFFITVGARQARAIAEENVSLAQRLMEVAEARKQAGAVGDLDVNLARGGLLAARIEVQRASLAAALAEADLAQILGLRTNLDIVDLSTPLPLPPETALDTDAIIQLAVDSRLDLKAAAMNVDAAERQIVLEIRKIIPSFQIGLAVERNERRALQGRNLFADTTRATIKNGALSPPDFQTRGQRNQERSAEIDAIFGPSLSVTLPIFDQNQAQIARARFAYEQEMRRWEALEVSAMQSIRRAVVSAQTSWDIARSFARDVLPQAARNLEMSRESYKAGRSSLIIVLDAQRVLLEARSGYVAALQTAAVNVADLEQASARPISEILRHGIAQVTTTQSSDERPQAADER; encoded by the coding sequence ATGATAAGTTTGTCACGCTCACTGCTGTTCACCCTGCTGTCGGCAATGCCGCTTGTCGCCGCCGGCTGCGCGCACATCGATGCGCGGCCGGACTACGATCGCGCCGCGGAGTTGATCACCGTTGCCACCGGCGAGAGCGACGTGCTGGCCGACGATGACGATGCCGCCCGCATGGCAACCTGCGAAGCCATGCTCAAAGACGGCCTGATGCTCGAAGAGGTCGTCAAGCTTGCCATGCTCAACAGCCCGGCGATCCGCGCGGAGTTTCTTGAGATCGGCGTCGCCCGAGCCGATCTGGTGCAGTCGGGGCTTTTCTCGAACCCAACCTTCGGCCTGTCTGTTCAGTTTCCCGAGGGAGGCGGCCGGAGCAATCTCCAGGGCAACATTGCCCAGAACATCGTCGATCTCTGGCAGATTCCGGTGAAGAAGGAGATCGCTTCGCGAAATCTTGAGGGCGCGATCCTGCGCGTAGCCGATGCGGCGGTACGGCTTGCCGCCCAGGCCCGCAGCGCCTTTTTCATCACCGTCGGCGCGCGACAGGCAAGGGCCATCGCCGAGGAGAACGTATCGCTGGCCCAGCGGCTGATGGAGGTGGCCGAGGCTCGAAAACAGGCAGGCGCCGTCGGCGATCTCGACGTGAACCTCGCCCGCGGAGGCCTTCTTGCAGCGCGCATTGAAGTGCAAAGGGCAAGCCTCGCCGCCGCGCTGGCCGAAGCCGATCTGGCGCAGATTCTGGGTCTTCGCACGAACCTAGACATCGTGGATCTCTCCACGCCGCTGCCCTTGCCGCCGGAAACGGCCCTCGACACTGACGCCATCATTCAACTGGCCGTTGATTCGCGGCTGGACCTCAAGGCCGCCGCCATGAATGTCGACGCGGCCGAGCGGCAGATCGTCCTTGAGATTCGCAAGATCATCCCGTCGTTTCAGATCGGCCTCGCCGTCGAGCGCAACGAGCGTCGAGCCTTGCAGGGTCGCAACCTCTTCGCCGACACCACACGGGCAACGATCAAGAATGGAGCGCTGAGCCCCCCGGACTTCCAAACGCGCGGCCAGCGCAATCAGGAGCGCAGCGCCGAGATTGACGCCATCTTCGGCCCATCGCTGAGCGTCACCCTGCCCATCTTCGACCAGAATCAGGCCCAGATCGCCAGGGCGCGCTTTGCGTACGAACAGGAAATGCGGCGCTGGGAGGCCCTGGAAGTCTCCGCCATGCAGTCGATTCGTCGCGCCGTCGTCTCAGCGCAAACGAGTTGGGACATCGCCCGATCATTTGCCCGCGATGTCCTGCCGCAGGCCGCTCGAAATCTGGAAATGTCCCGCGAGTCCTACAAGGCCGGCCGGTCCTCGCTCATCATCGTCCTTGATGCCCAGCGCGTGCTTCTCGAGGCTAGAAGCGGATACGTCGCCGCGCTACAGACCGCCGCCGTCAACGTCGCCGATCTCGAACAGGCATCGGCCCGGCCGATCTCCGAAATCCTCAGACACGGGATCGCGCAGGTCACAACCACGCAGTCGTCCGACGAGCGGCCTCAAGCCGCGGACGAGAGGTGA
- a CDS encoding efflux RND transporter periplasmic adaptor subunit: MNKRYYIQTATVFIAGLSFIAACDKSKPAPQSATTTATASDEEKACEAHGLPDAKCPFCHWELVVAGGPCVEHDVPEALCWICQPQLKKIYEDTNDWCGGHDRPESLCFICNPEEEAKYVEIMRPASQAPPDDAPIKLVTDPDVPRFQRPPSVTCATSQTLVRFASAQVARSAGLDFVTISERPVSRTLKCNAEIDYDQRRFARVASRVAGVVHSVERDVGDRVVPGDTLALVDSVDLASARAEYLRAAATLELWDQNHERTHKLVEQGIAGAAEDLEAENKLAEGRIALSSAEQKLRTLGLSDDQIAKLRTEGDTNPLLAIRAPFAGEVVDRSAVMGEVVDTTRPLFSVADTAKMWAMLDVYESDIAQVRVGQSVVVTVDGLRGESFGGVLTWISRRIDPQTRTLKVRVELDNSEGLLRANMYGRAIITIYDRQPLIVVPKSAVQWDGCCNIAFVQRSDLLYEPRQLRLGFEADDYYEVKVGLSPGDTVVTQGSFLLKTEIMKGSIGAGCCEHGPSKS; the protein is encoded by the coding sequence ATGAACAAACGATATTATATTCAAACGGCAACCGTCTTCATCGCCGGGCTTTCATTCATCGCAGCCTGCGACAAGTCCAAACCCGCGCCGCAGTCCGCAACGACAACGGCAACTGCGAGCGACGAAGAAAAGGCGTGCGAAGCCCACGGTCTACCCGACGCCAAGTGCCCATTCTGCCACTGGGAGCTGGTCGTCGCCGGCGGGCCCTGCGTCGAGCACGACGTGCCCGAGGCGCTTTGCTGGATCTGTCAGCCGCAGCTCAAAAAAATCTATGAGGACACCAACGACTGGTGCGGCGGTCACGATCGCCCCGAGTCGCTGTGCTTCATCTGCAATCCCGAGGAGGAGGCCAAATACGTCGAGATCATGCGCCCCGCCTCCCAGGCGCCGCCGGATGATGCGCCGATTAAACTGGTGACCGATCCCGACGTGCCGCGTTTTCAGCGCCCGCCCTCCGTCACCTGTGCGACCAGCCAGACCCTTGTCCGATTCGCCTCGGCTCAGGTGGCGCGAAGTGCCGGGCTCGATTTTGTGACGATCAGCGAGCGACCCGTCTCGCGCACGCTTAAGTGCAATGCCGAAATCGATTACGACCAACGCCGCTTCGCTCGCGTGGCGTCGCGCGTGGCCGGCGTCGTCCATTCCGTCGAGCGCGATGTCGGCGATCGCGTCGTGCCCGGTGACACGCTCGCCCTGGTGGACTCGGTCGACCTTGCATCCGCCCGGGCGGAGTATCTCCGGGCAGCCGCCACGCTGGAGCTTTGGGACCAGAATCACGAACGCACCCACAAGCTCGTCGAGCAGGGGATCGCCGGGGCTGCCGAAGACCTGGAAGCCGAGAACAAGCTCGCCGAAGGCCGCATCGCACTTTCGTCCGCCGAACAAAAGCTGCGCACGCTGGGGCTGTCCGATGATCAGATCGCCAAGCTCCGCACCGAGGGTGACACCAATCCATTGCTGGCCATCCGCGCGCCTTTTGCCGGAGAAGTCGTCGATCGCTCAGCCGTGATGGGCGAAGTCGTCGACACGACTCGGCCGCTCTTTTCAGTCGCGGACACCGCGAAGATGTGGGCCATGCTCGACGTTTACGAGTCCGACATCGCCCAGGTCCGCGTCGGACAGTCCGTCGTCGTCACGGTCGATGGTCTGCGCGGCGAGTCTTTCGGCGGCGTCCTGACCTGGATCAGTCGCCGGATCGACCCCCAGACCCGAACGCTCAAAGTTCGCGTTGAGTTGGACAACAGCGAAGGACTGCTCCGCGCCAACATGTACGGCCGCGCCATCATCACCATCTACGACCGTCAGCCGCTGATCGTCGTGCCCAAGTCGGCCGTGCAGTGGGACGGCTGCTGCAACATCGCCTTCGTTCAGCGAAGCGACTTGCTCTACGAGCCTCGGCAGCTCCGGCTCGGCTTCGAGGCGGACGACTACTACGAAGTGAAGGTCGGACTTTCCCCGGGTGACACCGTCGTGACCCAGGGCAGCTTTCTGCTGAAGACCGAGATCATGAAGGGAAGCATCGGCGCCGGCTGCTGCGAACACGGACCGAGTAAGAGCTGA
- the amrA gene encoding AmmeMemoRadiSam system protein A → MSLDAQTCTNLLRLARNAIESELFGAPPASTDAGRAALPAAGAFVTLRKRGQLRGCIGTFDTSRGLIETIQTMAVSAAHDPRFAGCPIGAAEFVDIDIELSILSPLERIKNPLDFELGRHGILVRSGGHSGCFLPDVATERKWTREQFLDECCSQKAGMGKGGWRKPNCEVFVFTVEKIHERHELH, encoded by the coding sequence ATGTCGCTGGATGCCCAGACCTGTACGAATCTGCTGAGGCTCGCAAGGAACGCCATCGAGTCCGAGCTTTTCGGGGCCCCGCCTGCGTCGACCGATGCCGGACGTGCGGCGCTGCCCGCGGCCGGGGCGTTTGTGACGCTGCGAAAGCGCGGACAGCTCCGAGGCTGCATCGGAACATTTGATACCAGTCGCGGACTCATCGAGACGATCCAGACGATGGCGGTCTCGGCGGCGCACGATCCGCGATTTGCGGGCTGCCCGATCGGGGCGGCTGAGTTCGTGGATATCGACATCGAGCTTTCCATCCTGTCACCTCTTGAACGCATTAAGAACCCACTGGACTTCGAACTCGGCCGGCACGGCATCCTCGTGCGAAGCGGCGGGCACAGCGGCTGCTTCCTGCCGGACGTGGCCACCGAACGAAAATGGACCCGGGAACAGTTCCTCGACGAGTGCTGCTCGCAGAAGGCCGGCATGGGCAAAGGCGGCTGGCGCAAGCCGAACTGCGAAGTGTTCGTCTTCACCGTCGAGAAAATCCACGAACGACACGAGCTGCACTAA
- a CDS encoding DUF2007 domain-containing protein translates to MKQVASATDPLHATLLIGVLEDHGIEAIVQGEALWAARGELPLTPESAPSIWVVHDEDALIAADLLAGNEGRVDPKQCAKCGYDLRGLISPRCPECGTPFRISGDWTCADCGEKSPTHFSHCWSCGAAQEVGTITEPNVHRAITYEDNENLEQPDPNCRMCQGTGLKKNLIIPTFCIAGGSLLAIAVIQNVFSASSRSLTPGLLVRSVFFFAFAWVFLVLGFRWRKLKCRCCEEK, encoded by the coding sequence TTGAAGCAAGTCGCATCAGCAACGGATCCCCTTCACGCCACGCTGCTGATCGGCGTGTTGGAGGACCATGGCATCGAGGCCATCGTCCAGGGCGAGGCGCTTTGGGCGGCCCGAGGCGAATTGCCGTTAACGCCCGAGTCCGCGCCTTCGATCTGGGTCGTTCACGATGAGGATGCGCTCATCGCGGCAGACTTGCTTGCAGGCAACGAGGGCCGAGTCGACCCCAAACAGTGCGCCAAGTGCGGATACGACCTACGTGGCCTGATTAGTCCGCGATGTCCCGAGTGTGGCACGCCGTTTCGCATCTCCGGTGATTGGACCTGTGCCGATTGCGGCGAAAAAAGCCCAACTCATTTCTCGCACTGTTGGAGCTGCGGCGCAGCCCAGGAAGTCGGAACGATCACGGAACCGAATGTTCATCGGGCTATAACATACGAAGATAACGAGAATCTCGAGCAGCCCGATCCAAACTGCCGCATGTGCCAAGGGACCGGTCTCAAGAAAAATCTGATCATTCCGACGTTCTGCATCGCGGGAGGGTCGCTTCTCGCGATTGCAGTAATTCAGAATGTCTTCTCGGCTTCTTCGCGATCCTTAACACCTGGGTTGCTCGTAAGATCAGTCTTTTTCTTTGCTTTCGCGTGGGTATTCCTTGTCCTCGGCTTCAGATGGCGCAAGTTGAAATGCCGCTGTTGTGAAGAGAAATAG
- a CDS encoding 3-oxoacyl-ACP synthase III: MRYRRVCIDSIGYELPPEVVTSAELEERLAPLYQALRIQPGQLEALTGIRERRYWRPGQTMAEGAIRAGRKALATSKISAEDIGILIYAGVCRDQLEPATACAVANGLGIGGRAQILDISNACLGAINGILHVANAIELGQIKAGLVVSCETARQIVDLTIERMLAERSMESFRLSLATLTGGSGAIAIVVSDKTLSPNGHEVACGVLRSDTRFHELCRWGPDTGHPSTAPMKMVTDAAGVLEHGVELGARTWQDFLEESGWSVEQIDRTICHQVGAPHRETVLRSMGIDPSRDFVTYEHLGNIGTVSLPITAAIAEERGFLEKGNRVAFCGIGSGLNCLMLGVNW; this comes from the coding sequence ATGCGATATCGCCGCGTTTGCATTGATTCGATCGGCTATGAGCTTCCTCCGGAGGTGGTGACCTCGGCGGAACTGGAAGAGCGCCTCGCGCCGCTCTATCAGGCATTGCGTATACAGCCGGGGCAACTCGAGGCGCTCACCGGCATTCGCGAACGGCGCTACTGGCGGCCCGGTCAGACGATGGCCGAGGGCGCGATCAGGGCCGGCCGCAAGGCACTGGCAACATCAAAAATCTCCGCCGAAGACATCGGCATCTTGATCTACGCAGGCGTTTGTCGCGATCAACTGGAACCGGCGACGGCCTGCGCCGTGGCGAACGGCCTGGGGATCGGCGGTCGGGCACAGATTCTCGACATCTCGAATGCGTGCCTCGGCGCGATCAACGGCATTCTTCATGTCGCCAACGCGATCGAACTGGGACAGATCAAGGCGGGACTGGTGGTCTCCTGCGAGACGGCGCGGCAGATCGTCGATCTGACGATCGAACGAATGCTGGCTGAGCGGAGCATGGAGAGTTTTCGGCTGAGCCTGGCGACACTCACCGGCGGGTCCGGCGCGATTGCGATCGTCGTCAGCGACAAGACTCTGTCACCCAACGGACACGAAGTGGCCTGCGGCGTCCTGCGGAGTGACACGCGGTTTCACGAGCTTTGCCGATGGGGACCGGACACGGGGCATCCCTCGACGGCCCCGATGAAGATGGTGACCGACGCGGCCGGCGTCTTGGAGCATGGCGTCGAGCTGGGTGCGCGGACCTGGCAGGACTTCCTCGAGGAGTCCGGCTGGTCCGTCGAGCAGATCGATCGCACGATCTGTCACCAGGTCGGCGCGCCGCATCGCGAGACGGTGCTGAGGTCGATGGGCATCGATCCCTCGCGCGACTTCGTCACCTATGAACACCTGGGCAACATTGGAACGGTCTCGCTCCCCATCACCGCGGCCATCGCGGAGGAACGCGGTTTTCTGGAAAAGGGGAACCGCGTCGCGTTCTGCGGAATCGGCAGCGGGCTGAATTGTCTGATGTTGGGGGTGAACTGGTAG